One Pecten maximus chromosome 16, xPecMax1.1, whole genome shotgun sequence DNA window includes the following coding sequences:
- the LOC117344878 gene encoding retinal rod rhodopsin-sensitive cGMP 3',5'-cyclic phosphodiesterase subunit delta-like yields the protein MPTSADEILKGFKLNWMNLRDGESGKILWQSSDDLSKPDAEHEARVPKKILKCKAVSREINFSSHEAMESFKLEQKVLFKGKCLEEWYFEFGFVIPGSTNTWQSVIEAAPESQMMTAGVLNGNVMIETRFFDGDLLVSTSKVRIFYV from the exons ATGCCTACATCAGCTGATGAAATCCTTAAAGGATTCAAATT GAACTGGATGAATCTCCGAGATGGAGAGAGTGGTAAAATACTGTGGCAGTCTTCTGATGATCT gTCAAAACCTGACGCAGAACATGAAG CTCGCGTTCCCAAGAAAATCCTGAAGTGTAAGGCAGTGTCTAGGGAGATCAACTTCTCATCACACGAGGCAATGGAGTCCTTCAAACTAGAGCAGAAAGTCTTGTTCAAGGGCAAATGTCTAGAAG aGTGGTACTTCGAGTTCGGCTTCGTTATACCTGGATCTACCAATACATGGCAGTCAGTCATAGAGGCTGCTCCTGAGAGCCAAATGATGACAGCAGGTGTTCTAAA CGGAAATGTGATGATCGAGACACGGTTTTTCGATGGTGATCTGCTAGTGAGCACATCTAAAGTAAGAATATTCTACGTCTAG